A DNA window from Bacteroides cellulosilyticus contains the following coding sequences:
- the pnuC gene encoding nicotinamide riboside transporter PnuC: MEQTLEIIGTIVGLVYLWLEYRASIYLWIAGIIMPAIYIFVYYDAGLYADFGINIYYLGAAVYGWMMWKYGSFVRRKLHLHIKEGQQELPITRMPMKYYLPLGIVFAVTFVCIAWILIRFTNSNVPWLDSFTTALSIVGMWMLARKYVEQWWAWIVVDIVSAGLYVYKDLDFTAGLYALYTIIAIFGYFKWKRMMERAVE, translated from the coding sequence ATGGAACAAACTCTCGAAATTATCGGAACCATCGTCGGGCTTGTCTACCTTTGGTTAGAATACCGGGCGAGTATCTATCTTTGGATAGCGGGCATCATCATGCCTGCTATCTACATTTTCGTCTATTACGATGCCGGATTGTATGCTGACTTCGGAATAAATATCTATTATCTGGGGGCAGCCGTCTACGGTTGGATGATGTGGAAATACGGCAGTTTTGTAAGACGAAAACTTCATCTGCATATCAAAGAAGGGCAGCAGGAACTTCCCATTACCCGTATGCCGATGAAATATTACCTGCCCCTCGGCATTGTATTTGCCGTTACTTTTGTCTGTATTGCCTGGATACTCATTCGTTTCACCAACAGTAATGTACCCTGGCTTGATTCTTTCACCACTGCTCTCAGTATCGTAGGTATGTGGATGCTGGCACGTAAATATGTAGAGCAATGGTGGGCATGGATTGTGGTAGACATTGTCAGTGCAGGACTCTATGTTTACAAAGACCTCGATTTCACGGCAGGACTGTATGCTCTTTATACAATAATCGCTATCTTTGGCTACTTCAAATGGAAGAGGATGATGGAAAGAGCGGTAGAGTGA
- a CDS encoding thiamine diphosphokinase gives MKENNNKNSVELCVLCGEPEAVILANGDYPTHPRPLQILANAPYLVCCDGGADAYIDRGNVPDVIIGDGDSLSEENRRKYHHILHYISDQETNDQTKAVNFLLSQGKRNIAIVGATGKREDHTLGNISLLIDYMHTGAHVRMLTDYGIFIPCHDTCSFPCQPGQQISIINFGAHNLRGEGLVYPLSDFTNWWQGTLNESTETEFTIHAEGEYLVVINY, from the coding sequence ATGAAAGAAAATAATAATAAGAATTCAGTGGAACTCTGTGTTCTCTGTGGTGAACCCGAAGCAGTAATTTTAGCCAATGGTGATTATCCAACCCATCCCAGACCTTTGCAGATACTGGCAAACGCTCCTTATCTTGTTTGTTGTGATGGCGGTGCAGATGCTTATATAGATCGCGGCAACGTACCTGATGTTATTATCGGTGACGGAGATTCCCTGAGTGAAGAAAACCGCCGGAAATATCACCATATTCTTCATTACATCTCCGACCAGGAAACCAACGACCAGACCAAAGCCGTAAACTTCCTTTTATCACAAGGCAAAAGAAACATCGCTATCGTAGGAGCCACAGGTAAACGCGAAGACCATACTTTAGGAAATATCAGCCTGCTCATTGATTATATGCATACCGGAGCTCATGTCCGCATGCTGACAGATTATGGTATTTTCATTCCTTGCCATGATACCTGTTCTTTCCCCTGCCAACCGGGTCAACAGATTTCAATCATAAACTTTGGTGCCCACAATCTGCGAGGCGAAGGCTTGGTATACCCTCTCAGTGACTTCACCAACTGGTGGCAAGGTACACTGAACGAAAGTACGGAAACAGAATTCACCATTCATGCAGAAGGGGAATACTTGGTAGTGATAAACTATTAA
- a CDS encoding cofactor-independent phosphoglycerate mutase: protein MKHIIILGDGMADWPVESLGGKTLMQYAKTPYMDKLAGMGRTGRLKTVADGFHPGSEVANMSVLGYDLPKVYEGRGPLEAASIGVDLKPGEMAMRCNIICIEGDHIKNHSAGHITTEEADVLVKYLQERLGNERVRFHTGVQYRHLLVIKGGDKRIDCTPPHDVPLKPFRPLLVKPTSDELQATSAMQDDSAAHSSLVAGSSSLSPLTPQQTADLINDLILRSQELLKNHPLNQKRMAEGKDPANSIWPWSPGYRPKMERLSDKFPQVKRGAVISAVDLINGIGYYAYLRRLTVEGATGLYDTNYENKVAAALEALKTDDFVYLHIEASDEAGHEGNVDLKLLTIENLDSRAVGPIYEAVKDWEEPVAIAVLPDHPTPCELRTHTNEPIPFFIWYPGIEPDSVQTFDEVSVCEGSYGLLKEDEFINEFMKS from the coding sequence ATGAAACATATAATCATATTAGGCGATGGAATGGCGGATTGGCCTGTGGAGTCATTGGGCGGTAAGACGCTGATGCAATATGCCAAGACGCCTTATATGGATAAACTGGCGGGCATGGGACGTACGGGACGCTTGAAGACTGTTGCCGACGGTTTCCATCCCGGTAGTGAGGTAGCGAATATGTCTGTTCTGGGCTATGACCTGCCGAAAGTTTATGAAGGACGAGGACCTCTGGAAGCTGCCAGCATCGGTGTGGATTTGAAACCGGGCGAGATGGCAATGCGTTGTAACATCATTTGCATTGAAGGCGATCATATTAAAAACCATTCTGCCGGACACATCACAACGGAAGAAGCCGATGTATTAGTGAAGTACTTGCAAGAACGTCTGGGTAATGAACGGGTGCGTTTCCATACAGGTGTTCAGTACCGTCATTTATTGGTGATCAAAGGTGGAGATAAGCGTATCGATTGTACGCCACCGCACGATGTGCCGTTGAAACCTTTCCGACCGTTACTGGTAAAACCTACAAGTGACGAGCTGCAAGCTACGAGTGCTATGCAGGATGATAGCGCAGCCCACTCGTCACTTGTAGCTGGTAGCTCGTCACTCTCTCCCCTGACTCCGCAACAAACTGCTGATTTGATTAATGACCTTATCCTGCGTTCGCAGGAGCTTTTGAAAAATCATCCGTTGAATCAGAAGCGAATGGCGGAAGGGAAAGACCCGGCTAACAGTATTTGGCCCTGGAGTCCCGGCTATCGTCCTAAAATGGAACGTTTGTCTGATAAGTTCCCACAAGTGAAACGGGGGGCAGTGATTTCTGCTGTAGACTTGATCAATGGCATCGGATATTATGCGTACTTGCGTCGCCTGACAGTGGAAGGTGCTACCGGATTGTATGATACCAATTATGAGAACAAAGTGGCTGCCGCATTGGAAGCCTTGAAAACGGACGATTTTGTCTATCTGCATATCGAAGCCAGCGATGAGGCCGGACATGAAGGGAATGTGGATTTAAAACTTCTGACGATCGAGAATCTGGATAGCCGTGCTGTAGGTCCTATATATGAAGCCGTGAAAGATTGGGAGGAACCGGTAGCTATTGCCGTATTGCCCGATCATCCTACTCCATGTGAGCTTCGCACACATACCAATGAACCGATCCCTTTCTTCATCTGGTATCCGGGTATCGAACCGGATAGTGTACAAACCTTTGATGAAGTGTCTGTTTGCGAAGGAAGTTACGGATTGTTGAAGGAAGATGAGTTTATTAATGAATTTATGAAAAGCTGA
- the thrC gene encoding threonine synthase — MKYYSTNKQAPDASLEEAVVKGLAADKGLFMPYSIKPLPQEFYDSIDTLSFQEIAYRVADAFFGEDIPADTLKQIVYDTLNFDVPLVKVTENIYSLELFHGPTLAFKDVGGRFMARLLGYFIKKEGKKQVNVLVATSGDTGSAVANGFLGVEGIHVYVLYPKGKVSEIQEKQFTTLGQNITALEIDGTFDDCQALVKSAFMDKELNEHLQLTSANSINVARFLPQAFYYFYAYAQLKKATSDKLRATSTVQHDSAAPSSLVAGSLSPVICVPSGNFGNITAGLFGKRMGLPVKRFIAANNRNDIFYQYLQTGVYTPRPSIATIANAMDVGDPSNFARVLDLYGGSHAAISAEISGTTYTNEQIAETMRETWKECHYLLDPHGACGFRALKEGLKSGETGVFLETAHPAKFLETVEGIIGETVEIPAKLKAFMQGEKQSLSMTKEFADFKSYLLSL, encoded by the coding sequence ATGAAATATTACAGTACCAACAAACAAGCTCCCGACGCCAGTCTGGAAGAAGCCGTAGTGAAGGGACTTGCTGCTGACAAAGGACTTTTCATGCCGTATAGCATTAAACCTTTGCCGCAAGAATTTTATGATAGTATCGATACTCTTTCTTTTCAGGAGATTGCTTATCGTGTAGCCGATGCTTTCTTCGGAGAAGATATTCCAGCCGATACGTTGAAGCAAATCGTATATGATACGCTGAATTTTGATGTACCTTTGGTGAAAGTGACAGAAAATATTTATTCCCTAGAACTTTTCCATGGCCCGACGCTTGCCTTTAAAGATGTGGGCGGACGTTTTATGGCCCGTCTTCTGGGATATTTCATCAAGAAGGAAGGGAAGAAACAAGTGAACGTGCTTGTGGCTACTTCCGGTGATACGGGAAGTGCTGTTGCAAATGGTTTTCTTGGTGTAGAAGGCATTCATGTATATGTGCTTTATCCCAAAGGAAAGGTCAGCGAAATACAGGAGAAACAATTTACGACTCTCGGACAGAATATCACGGCCCTTGAAATAGACGGTACATTCGATGATTGCCAGGCGTTGGTGAAATCTGCTTTTATGGATAAGGAGCTGAATGAGCATTTGCAACTGACCAGTGCCAATTCCATTAATGTAGCACGATTCTTACCGCAGGCTTTCTATTACTTCTATGCTTATGCTCAACTGAAGAAAGCTACGAGTGACAAGCTACGGGCTACAAGTACTGTGCAGCATGACAGTGCAGCTCCCTCGTCACTGGTAGCTGGTAGCTTGTCACCGGTTATCTGTGTTCCGAGCGGTAACTTTGGAAATATCACTGCCGGATTGTTTGGTAAACGTATGGGATTGCCTGTGAAGCGTTTCATTGCTGCCAATAACCGTAACGATATCTTCTATCAATATTTGCAAACCGGAGTTTATACTCCGCGTCCTTCTATCGCTACCATTGCCAATGCTATGGATGTGGGCGATCCGAGTAACTTTGCGCGTGTGCTCGATCTTTATGGAGGCAGTCATGCGGCCATTTCTGCTGAAATCAGTGGTACCACTTATACCAATGAACAGATTGCCGAAACGATGCGTGAGACGTGGAAAGAATGTCATTACCTGCTTGATCCGCATGGTGCCTGTGGTTTCCGTGCACTGAAAGAAGGATTGAAATCCGGTGAAACTGGCGTTTTCCTGGAGACGGCACATCCGGCAAAATTCCTCGAAACCGTAGAAGGTATAATCGGCGAAACCGTAGAGATTCCTGCGAAACTGAAAGCTTTTATGCAAGGTGAAAAGCAAAGCCTGTCGATGACAAAGGAATTTGCAGATTTTAAAAGCTATCTGTTGTCGCTATAA
- a CDS encoding type II toxin-antitoxin system RelE/ParE family toxin, translating into MAKQVIWSLVAKKQLKEAFQILNLKDGSNQLGEVLYVQLQNMLHRISMNPFIGQTTEIENIRYIIPHPGYTLFYRHSLKKIEVVVLWDNRLKMGELKVVSKKE; encoded by the coding sequence ATGGCTAAGCAAGTAATATGGTCGCTCGTCGCCAAGAAACAGTTGAAGGAGGCATTCCAGATACTTAATCTGAAGGATGGAAGTAACCAATTGGGTGAAGTACTCTATGTACAATTGCAGAACATGCTGCACCGTATCAGCATGAATCCATTCATCGGACAAACAACGGAAATAGAGAACATACGCTACATCATTCCTCACCCAGGATATACACTTTTCTATCGACATAGTCTCAAGAAGATAGAAGTTGTTGTACTGTGGGACAACCGACTAAAAATGGGAGAACTGAAGGTGGTTTCCAAAAAGGAATAG
- a CDS encoding DMT family transporter, whose product MKDKKLEANLSLVVSRIFAGLNMNALKYLLPVWMGALTGVTVRCTFAAVAFWVTGWFVKEAPITRRQRIGLLCLGAFGMYGFMFCYLLGISKTTPVSSAIFNSLQPIWVFLISVLFLHERATLMKIIGISLGFGGALLCILTQGSDDLAHDAFTGNMLCLLSSVFFAIYLILSKKLLEEIGLVTVMKYVFGGAALSGLVISTILGWDAPLFADAAHGTWHWMPWVILAFILIFPTYLSYWLMPIGLKYLKTTVVAMYGYLILIVTTVVSYIVGQDRFTWEQGVAIGMICLSVYFVEVAERRK is encoded by the coding sequence ATGAAAGATAAGAAGCTGGAGGCCAATTTAAGTTTGGTAGTCTCACGAATATTTGCGGGATTGAATATGAATGCCCTGAAATATCTGCTGCCCGTGTGGATGGGTGCATTGACGGGCGTCACGGTGCGTTGTACTTTTGCTGCTGTGGCGTTTTGGGTGACAGGCTGGTTTGTGAAAGAAGCACCTATCACACGGCGGCAGCGTATCGGGTTACTTTGCCTGGGGGCATTCGGCATGTATGGTTTTATGTTCTGCTATTTGCTGGGTATCAGTAAAACGACGCCTGTCAGTAGTGCCATATTCAATTCCCTGCAACCTATCTGGGTGTTTCTTATCTCCGTTCTCTTTCTGCACGAGCGGGCTACACTGATGAAAATCATCGGTATCTCTCTCGGTTTCGGTGGTGCATTGCTGTGTATATTGACTCAAGGCAGCGATGACTTGGCACATGATGCCTTTACAGGTAATATGTTGTGTCTGCTCAGTTCGGTGTTCTTTGCCATTTATCTGATTCTGAGTAAGAAATTACTGGAAGAGATCGGCTTGGTGACCGTAATGAAATATGTGTTTGGGGGCGCGGCGCTGTCCGGTCTGGTGATATCTACTATCCTGGGCTGGGACGCGCCGTTGTTCGCCGACGCAGCACATGGAACTTGGCACTGGATGCCGTGGGTGATTCTGGCATTCATTCTTATTTTCCCTACTTACCTTAGTTATTGGTTGATGCCCATCGGATTGAAATATCTGAAGACAACCGTAGTGGCCATGTATGGCTATCTGATACTGATTGTGACGACTGTCGTTTCTTATATCGTGGGGCAAGACCGCTTTACCTGGGAACAGGGGGTGGCTATCGGGATGATATGTCTGAGTGTGTACTTTGTGGAGGTAGCGGAGAGAAGAAAATAA